A region from the Nocardioides coralli genome encodes:
- a CDS encoding RNA polymerase sigma factor, which produces MTEVPPPDWAALYQKHREAMYRVAARTLRGAGREAEAGDVVMAAMESLMRKPPRNVKNWEAMMVKTTARRALDLMKSAEVKHSSGVELLDQDATLPGSLEVDIAEAVDRQRNAAAAWDKLSILDARHRQVVWEYVAKERPRDEVAAELGVSPARVSQMATKALKQLKEVLEKEGVTP; this is translated from the coding sequence GTGACCGAAGTTCCGCCACCAGATTGGGCGGCCCTGTATCAGAAGCATCGCGAGGCGATGTACAGGGTCGCCGCGCGCACCCTGCGGGGTGCCGGCCGGGAGGCCGAGGCGGGTGACGTCGTCATGGCAGCGATGGAGTCGCTGATGAGGAAGCCGCCACGAAATGTGAAGAACTGGGAAGCCATGATGGTGAAGACGACCGCACGGCGTGCCCTGGACCTCATGAAGTCCGCTGAGGTCAAGCATTCATCCGGGGTCGAGTTGCTCGACCAAGACGCCACCTTGCCCGGAAGCCTCGAAGTCGACATAGCCGAGGCCGTCGACCGGCAGCGAAACGCCGCCGCGGCCTGGGACAAACTGTCGATCCTCGACGCCCGTCACCGTCAGGTCGTGTGGGAGTACGTCGCCAAGGAACGCCCGCGCGACGAGGTCGCCGCAGAGCTCGGCGTCTCCCCCGCACGGGTCAGCCAGATGGCAACCAAGGCACTGAAGCAACTGAAGGAAGTCCTAGAGAAGGAGGGAGTGACACCATGA